A region from the Paludicola sp. MB14-C6 genome encodes:
- a CDS encoding FtsX-like permease family protein — MFFKLALNNVKKSIKDYSIYFLTLTFGICIFYVFNSIESQDAMLMLNSSQKEIIHIMSQVIGYVSVFISVILGFLILFANKFLIKRRKKELGLYMTLGMEKGKISRVLILETLIIGVVSLVVGLVAGFFISQGLSVITAHLFEVDMKAFTFVFSQSAFLKSIVYFGLIYFIVMIFNTIAISKYKLIDLLTAGKKNESLKVKNIWVSVILFILSVICLAIGYTCIIKNGMMQINYVFWMAIIFGSIGTFLFFMSLSGFLLKIVQSNKKLYFKNLNMFVLRQLNSKINTTFISMTVICLMLLIAIGTLSSGMGLNDALTKDLEDITPFDITIEKSSFDLEKGQQAEKTQKESIASFLQKHNVDFNQYVKDYTEFSYYATELTMGDIIPPKIPGISEDMLKAVSKMPAPVVALSEYNAVMKMQGKPTIKLQKNQFAINCNSSANREYVQEFIDNNGMIEIGGQKLIALNKELLKNTIVTTAMKMDTGTVIISDELLKNCSTYYSALNVNLKNSDDIDAFAKEIDKVYKGSNIPKDISYISKTKVYEQNVGLSAVLTYLTIYIGIIFLITSAAVLALQQLSEAADNAQRYTLLRKLGAEPKMINKALFSQIFIYFMMPLLLAIVHSVVGIKVANNLVKTFGDFDILGNTVMIAAIIILIYGGYFVATYFSSKNIIRPRKS, encoded by the coding sequence ATGTTCTTTAAGTTAGCACTTAATAATGTTAAAAAGAGTATTAAAGACTATTCAATCTACTTTTTAACCTTGACATTTGGTATTTGTATTTTCTATGTTTTTAACTCAATCGAAAGTCAAGATGCAATGTTGATGTTAAATTCATCTCAAAAAGAGATTATTCACATTATGTCTCAAGTTATTGGCTATGTATCAGTATTTATTTCTGTTATATTAGGTTTTTTGATTCTATTTGCAAACAAATTTTTAATTAAGCGCAGAAAAAAAGAACTTGGACTCTATATGACACTCGGCATGGAAAAAGGTAAGATTTCCAGAGTCTTAATTTTAGAAACATTGATTATCGGTGTTGTTTCTTTGGTAGTTGGTTTGGTTGCAGGATTTTTTATTTCACAAGGGCTATCCGTTATTACAGCTCACCTTTTTGAAGTAGATATGAAAGCCTTTACATTTGTATTTTCTCAATCAGCATTTTTAAAATCCATTGTTTATTTTGGCTTAATCTATTTCATTGTTATGATATTCAACACAATTGCCATTTCTAAATATAAACTGATTGACTTATTGACTGCAGGCAAGAAAAACGAGAGCTTAAAAGTAAAAAACATTTGGGTATCTGTAATTTTATTTATTCTATCCGTTATTTGCCTTGCAATTGGTTATACTTGTATTATCAAAAATGGTATGATGCAAATTAACTATGTTTTTTGGATGGCTATTATATTTGGTTCTATTGGCACGTTTTTATTCTTTATGTCATTATCAGGCTTCTTATTAAAAATCGTGCAAAGCAATAAAAAGTTGTATTTTAAAAATTTAAATATGTTTGTATTACGTCAACTAAATAGCAAAATTAATACAACTTTTATTTCTATGACAGTCATTTGCTTAATGTTGTTAATAGCAATTGGAACGCTTTCTTCCGGTATGGGGTTAAATGATGCTTTAACAAAGGATTTAGAGGATATTACACCATTTGATATAACGATTGAAAAAAGCAGTTTTGATCTAGAAAAAGGCCAACAAGCAGAAAAAACACAAAAAGAAAGTATTGCAAGCTTTTTACAAAAACATAATGTCGATTTTAATCAATATGTAAAAGATTATACTGAATTTAGCTATTATGCTACTGAACTAACAATGGGAGATATTATTCCTCCTAAAATTCCTGGTATTTCAGAAGATATGTTAAAGGCAGTTAGCAAAATGCCAGCTCCTGTTGTTGCATTAAGCGAATATAATGCTGTTATGAAAATGCAGGGTAAACCAACAATAAAACTACAGAAAAACCAATTTGCAATAAATTGTAACTCATCAGCAAACAGAGAGTACGTTCAAGAATTTATTGATAACAATGGAATGATTGAAATAGGCGGTCAAAAGCTTATTGCGTTAAATAAAGAATTGTTGAAAAATACAATCGTAACCACAGCAATGAAAATGGATACAGGAACAGTAATTATTAGTGATGAATTATTGAAAAACTGTTCAACATATTATTCAGCTTTAAATGTTAATCTAAAAAATTCTGATGATATAGATGCTTTTGCAAAAGAAATTGATAAAGTCTATAAAGGTAGTAATATACCAAAAGATATAAGCTATATATCAAAGACTAAAGTATATGAACAAAATGTGGGCCTTTCAGCAGTACTGACTTATTTAACAATTTATATCGGTATTATTTTCTTAATTACTTCTGCGGCTGTTTTAGCATTACAACAGTTAAGCGAAGCCGCTGATAATGCACAACGCTATACATTGCTTCGTAAATTAGGCGCTGAGCCAAAGATGATTAACAAAGCACTATTTTCACAAATTTTTATTTACTTCATGATGCCATTATTATTAGCGATTGTTCATTCCGTTGTTGGAATAAAGGTTGCAAATAACTTAGTTAAAACCTTTGGCGATTTTGATATTCTAGGTAATACAGTAATGATTGCCGCAATTATTATTTTGATTTATGGTGGATATTTCGTTGCTACTTATTTTAGCAGTAAAAATATCATTCGTCCGAGAAAAAGCTAA
- a CDS encoding ABC transporter ATP-binding protein, with protein MENVLKVLNIEKYYGNKGNVTKAVDNISFEVEKGEYIGIMGASGSGKTTLLNCISTIDSATAGHIYINNKDITTLNSKKLSQFRREELGFIFQDFNLLDTLTAYENIALALTILKTPAKEVDVRVHEIAKTLEIEDVLKKYPYQMSGGQKQRVASARAMVTNPSLVLADEPTGALDSKSARMLLESFNRINSELNATILMVTHDAFTASYCKKILFIKDGKIFNELIRGNDTRKEFFNKIIEVVTLLGGDNSNVL; from the coding sequence ATGGAAAATGTTTTAAAGGTTTTAAATATTGAAAAGTATTACGGCAATAAAGGAAACGTAACCAAAGCGGTTGATAACATTAGCTTTGAGGTTGAAAAAGGTGAGTACATTGGTATTATGGGTGCATCAGGTAGTGGTAAAACAACCTTGTTAAACTGTATTTCAACAATTGATTCTGCAACAGCAGGACATATTTATATTAACAATAAAGATATTACAACATTAAATTCCAAAAAGTTATCACAGTTTAGAAGAGAAGAGTTAGGCTTTATCTTTCAAGATTTCAATCTATTAGATACGTTAACCGCTTACGAAAACATTGCGTTGGCACTAACAATTCTAAAAACACCTGCAAAAGAGGTAGACGTTAGAGTTCATGAAATAGCAAAAACATTAGAAATTGAAGATGTTTTAAAGAAATATCCATATCAAATGTCTGGTGGACAAAAACAAAGAGTAGCATCTGCTAGAGCAATGGTAACAAATCCATCTTTGGTTTTAGCTGATGAACCAACAGGAGCATTAGATTCAAAATCTGCAAGAATGCTGTTGGAAAGCTTTAATCGTATCAATAGTGAGTTGAATGCTACAATTTTAATGGTAACACATGATGCGTTTACAGCAAGTTACTGTAAAAAAATACTCTTTATCAAAGATGGAAAAATCTTTAATGAGCTTATTCGTGGCAATGATACTCGTAAGGAGTTTTTCAATAAGATTATTGAAGTTGTAACCTTACTTGGAGGTGACAATAGCAATGTTCTTTAA
- a CDS encoding CTP synthase encodes MTKYIFVTGGVVSGLGKGITAASLGRLLKTRGLKIAAQKLDPYINVDPGTMSPFQHGEVFVTEDGSETDLDLGHYERFIDEDLNKYSNLTTGKVYWNVLNKERNGEYLGETVQVIPHITNEIKNFIFSVSKKTNADIVITEIGGTTGDIESLPFLEAIRQVSLEVGKENCLFIHVTLVPYIKGSNEHKSKPTQHSVKELQSLGIMPNIIVMRADEPIDDSIRQKIALFCNVKKDCVIENLTLPVLYEAPIMLHNNGLDDVVCRELHLDPPPVDLTEWKAMLSRIEQSQQKVRIAIVGKYVKLHDAYLSVAEALRHAGYENSAKVLIEWVDSESITKDTVDDILSDMNGILVPGGFGDRGIEGKVLACQYAREQNIPYFGICLGMQICVIEYARNVLGIKDAHSSEFTPEGMNNVIDLMPDQQGNLPKGGTMRLGTYPCKIKPGSKMEQAYQSDLINERHRHRYEFNNNYREALQEKGLLISGTSPDEHIVETVEVPQNRFHVAVQYHPEFKSRPNRAHPLFRAFVKAALQYQK; translated from the coding sequence ATGACAAAGTATATTTTCGTTACTGGTGGCGTTGTATCCGGTTTAGGCAAAGGAATTACAGCAGCATCTTTAGGAAGATTACTCAAAACCAGAGGATTAAAAATTGCTGCCCAAAAGCTTGATCCTTATATTAACGTAGACCCAGGAACAATGAGCCCTTTTCAACATGGCGAGGTTTTTGTAACCGAAGATGGCTCAGAAACCGATTTAGATTTAGGTCATTACGAGCGCTTTATTGATGAAGATTTGAATAAGTATTCCAACCTTACAACCGGTAAAGTATATTGGAACGTTTTAAATAAAGAAAGAAATGGCGAATATTTAGGTGAAACAGTTCAAGTCATTCCGCATATTACAAACGAAATTAAGAATTTTATCTTTTCTGTTTCAAAAAAGACAAATGCGGACATTGTAATTACAGAAATCGGTGGCACAACTGGTGATATTGAGAGTTTACCTTTCTTAGAAGCAATTCGTCAGGTTTCATTAGAAGTAGGAAAAGAAAACTGCTTATTTATTCATGTAACACTGGTTCCTTATATTAAAGGCTCCAACGAACATAAATCGAAACCGACACAGCATTCTGTTAAAGAATTGCAATCTTTAGGTATTATGCCAAATATCATCGTTATGCGGGCTGATGAACCGATTGATGATAGTATTAGACAAAAAATAGCATTGTTTTGCAATGTAAAAAAAGATTGTGTTATCGAAAACCTAACGCTTCCTGTTTTATATGAAGCACCAATTATGCTTCATAATAACGGCTTGGATGATGTTGTTTGCAGAGAGTTACATCTAGATCCTCCTCCCGTTGATTTAACGGAATGGAAAGCCATGCTTTCACGCATAGAGCAATCTCAGCAAAAGGTTCGTATTGCTATCGTCGGAAAATATGTTAAGTTACATGATGCCTATCTTTCTGTTGCGGAAGCATTACGCCATGCAGGATACGAAAATTCTGCTAAAGTTTTAATTGAATGGGTTGATTCAGAATCCATCACCAAAGATACCGTGGATGATATCTTATCTGATATGAACGGAATTCTAGTTCCGGGCGGTTTTGGTGACAGAGGAATTGAAGGCAAGGTATTAGCTTGCCAATATGCAAGAGAGCAAAACATTCCTTACTTCGGCATTTGCCTTGGAATGCAAATTTGCGTTATTGAGTATGCAAGAAATGTACTGGGTATTAAAGATGCACATTCGAGCGAATTTACACCGGAAGGCATGAACAATGTAATTGATTTAATGCCGGATCAACAAGGTAATCTTCCAAAGGGTGGCACTATGCGTTTAGGAACATATCCTTGCAAGATAAAGCCTGGTTCCAAAATGGAGCAAGCTTATCAATCTGATCTGATTAACGAGCGTCATAGACATCGTTATGAATTTAATAATAACTATCGAGAGGCATTACAAGAAAAAGGACTTTTGATTAGTGGAACTTCACCTGATGAACACATTGTTGAAACCGTTGAAGTACCACAAAACCGCTTCCATGTTGCTGTGCAATATCATCCGGAATTCAAAAGCAGACCAAATAGAGCTCATCCTCTATTCCGTGCATTCGTAAAAGCAGCATTACAATATCAAAAGTAG
- a CDS encoding sensor histidine kinase: MKLRDYLRDKYIFIILQILAIAFIAYMLFTFRLNLYAILFIVTILVGADIAVLLGEYIQKQRFYKVLIKCLDSLDQKCLIAELIDKPSFAEGIVLYDVLKESSKSMNDQIGLYKHASEEYREYIETWVHEIKTPIAASKLILENNMNTSSKSVAEEVTKIEAFVEQALFYSKSNTVEKDYIIKECNLNTVVKSCVKKHSKALIESQTSLAFEGLDCIVYTDVKWIDFILGQIIVNSMKYKKETLHLKFYARELSNSVILSIKDNGVGIQEKDLPYVFEKGFTGFNGRNFAKSTGIGLYLCKKLCDKMGLQISISSVEKEGTVVQIAFPKSKMVIFET, translated from the coding sequence ATGAAATTAAGAGATTATCTAAGAGACAAATATATTTTTATTATACTGCAAATACTTGCAATTGCATTTATTGCATATATGCTTTTTACATTTAGGCTGAACCTCTATGCAATTCTTTTTATCGTAACCATCTTAGTAGGTGCGGACATAGCGGTTTTGTTAGGTGAATATATTCAAAAACAACGGTTTTATAAGGTATTAATCAAATGCTTAGATTCACTCGACCAAAAATGTTTAATTGCCGAGTTAATCGATAAACCAAGCTTTGCTGAGGGTATTGTTTTATATGATGTTCTAAAAGAGTCTTCAAAATCAATGAATGACCAAATTGGGTTATATAAACACGCTTCAGAAGAATATAGGGAATATATTGAAACATGGGTTCACGAAATAAAAACTCCAATCGCTGCAAGTAAGTTGATTTTGGAAAATAATATGAATACATCTTCAAAAAGTGTAGCAGAAGAGGTAACCAAAATTGAGGCCTTTGTTGAACAAGCATTGTTTTATTCCAAGAGCAATACTGTTGAAAAAGATTATATTATAAAAGAATGCAATTTGAATACGGTTGTGAAAAGCTGTGTAAAGAAACATTCTAAAGCTTTGATTGAAAGTCAAACTTCATTGGCTTTTGAAGGCTTAGATTGTATTGTATATACAGATGTAAAATGGATTGATTTTATATTAGGACAAATTATAGTGAATTCAATGAAGTACAAAAAAGAAACACTTCATTTAAAGTTCTATGCACGAGAGCTATCAAATAGTGTAATTCTATCTATTAAGGATAATGGAGTTGGCATTCAAGAAAAAGATTTACCTTATGTTTTTGAAAAAGGCTTTACCGGCTTTAATGGTAGAAACTTTGCGAAATCAACCGGAATAGGATTGTATTTATGCAAAAAGCTTTGTGATAAAATGGGGCTACAAATATCAATTTCTTCGGTTGAAAAAGAAGGTACTGTTGTGCAAATTGCATTTCCAAAAAGTAAAATGGTAATCTTTGAGACGTAG